Proteins found in one Quercus robur chromosome 2, dhQueRobu3.1, whole genome shotgun sequence genomic segment:
- the LOC126707089 gene encoding alkane hydroxylase MAH1-like: MVTLLYPEMVVAILSFLCFLFLCQWRWNKTSPITNWPILGMFPDLFFNVSHVHDYATSLLKHYGGTFEFKGPWLARMDAILTSDPMNIQHILSKNFSNYDKGPTFREIFEPMGDGIFSTDSETWRYQRKLIQSLIKHSKFMLFLEKVVKGKVEKGLIPVLDHVSSLGIEVDLQDVFQRFTFDNVCLMVLGFDSNCLTIEFPEVAHAKAFDQMEESLLYRHILPRKCWKFQRWVQIGREKKLSSAWKTFDQFVYGCISSKREKLSRGRALKMEEAEFDLLTAIEQQEREMNGIASSNKFLRDTAFNLIAAGRDTISAGLTWILWLVATHPSVEAKILEEIKAHLLDEVWRVLGIDELSKLVYLHGAICESLRLFPPIPFDHKCAVQADILPSGHHIRSNMRLIYSLYSMGRMESIWGEDCLEFKPERWISEQGGIVHVPSFKFIAFNAGARTCLGKDISFTQMKMITTAIIWNYHIHVVEGHPISPRISVVLHMKHGLKVRLSKRNV, encoded by the coding sequence ATGGTCACACTTTTGTACCCTGAGATGGTTGTGGCAATATTATCATTTCtatgcttcctttttctttgccAATGGAGATGGAACAAAACCTCACCCATCACAAACTGGCCTATCTTGGGAATGTTCCCAGACCTTTTTTTCAACGTGTCACATGTGCATGACTACGCAACGAGCCTTCTAAAACATTATGGGGGCACTTTCGAGTTTAAGGGCCCTTGGTTAGCTCGCATGGACGCTATACTCACCAGTGACCCCATGAACATTCAacacattttgagcaaaaacTTTTCTAACTATGACAAAGGGCCAACTTTCCGAGAGATTTTTGAGCCTATGGGGGATGGTATTTTTAGTACTGATTCTGAAACGTGGAGATATCAGAGGAAGTTGATTCAGTCATTGATAAAGCACAGCAAGTTTATGTTGTTCTTAGAGAAAGTTGTCAAGGGAAAGGTGGAAAAGGGCCTCATCCCTGTTCTTGATCACGTCTCAAGTCTGGGAATTGAGGTGGATTTACAAGACGTTTTTCAACGGTTCACCTTCGATAATGTTTGCTTAATGGTTTTGGGTTTCGATTCAAATTGCCTCACCATTGAATTCCCAGAAGTTGCACACGCAAAAGCGTTTGATCAAATGGAGGAAAGTCTCTTGTACCGACACATTCTGCCAAGAAAATGTTGGAAGTTTCAGAGATGGGTTCAAATCGGAAGAGAGAAGAAGCTTAGTAGTGCTTGGAAGACTTTTGATCAATTTGTATACGGATGCATCTCATCCAAGCGAGAAAAACTTAGCCGAGGGAGAGCCCTGAAGATGGAGGAAGCAGAATTTGACTTATTGACAGCCATAGAGCAacaagaaagagaaatgaaTGGTATTGCATCATCCAACAAGTTTCTAAGGGACACTGCATTTAATCTCATTGCGGCAGGGAGAGACACCATCAGTGCAGGACTCACTTGGATTTTATGGCTTGTTGCAACACACCCATCCGTGGAAGCTAAAATTCTAGAAGAGATTAAAGCCCATTTGTTGGACGAGGTGTGGAGGGTTTTAGGCATAGATGAGCTAAGTAAGCTAGTTTATCTCCACGGAGCCATATGTGAGTCCTTGCGCCTTTTTCCGCCCATACCTTTCGATCATAAATGTGCAGTTCAAGCTGACATTCTTCCCAGTGGCCACCATATCCGTTCAAATATGAGATTGATATACTCTTTATACTCAATGGGGAGGATGGAGAGCATATGGGGTGAAGATTGCCTGGAGTTCAAGCCAGAGAGATGGATTTCGGAGCAAGGAGGAATAGTGCATGTACCCTCTTTCAAGTTCATAGCATTTAACGCAGGAGCAAGGACTTGTTTAGGTAAGGATATAAGTTTCACGCAAATGAAAATGATTACAACCGCTATCATTTGGAATTACCATATTCATGTGGTTGAAGGTCATCCTATTTCACCACGTATCTCTGTTGTACTACATATGAAACATGGTTTGAAGGTGAGGCTGAGCAAGAGAAATGTTTGA
- the LOC126714787 gene encoding U-box domain-containing protein 3-like, with translation MEEMVVGNLFNGERDAQIQAARELSKLSSKQRHKLAERGVMSPLIVMLHSQDYEAIEAALFALLSLAFGSERNKIRIVKSGAIPVLLNLLQCQNEALIELTLAAMLILSSCTANKLKIASSGTIQHLVEFLNGDYSGDNSMNSISMQAKLDSIATLHNLSTCQQIIPSIASSGLLYSLLQLIHNSEKSSELVEKTIGLLENIVSFSENALCETASADGVIHALVETIEDGSPQCKEHAVGILLLICQSSRERYRGLILREGVMPGLLQLSVDGTRRAKNVSRELLLLLRDCSSYGSRNKQSKHELVEQIMQEIDAGDNIEGTTLRLVEEMIAKLST, from the exons ATGGAAGAAATGGTGGTAGGAAATCTTTTTAATGGTGAGAGAGATGCACAGATTCAAGCGGCTAGAGAACTCAGTAAACTCAGTAGTAAGCAGAGGCACAAGTTGGCTGAAAGAGGTGTCATGTCACCTTTAATTGTGATGCTTCACTCACAAGATTATGAGGCCATTGAAGCTGCTCTGTTTGCTCTGCTCAGCCTTGCCTTTGGCAGTGAACG AAACAAGATCCGCATTGTGAAATCTGGGGCTATACCAGTTTTGCTGAACCTCCTTCAATGCCAAAACGAAGCACTGATTGAGCTCACTTTAGCAGCTATGTTGATCCTCTCTTCCTGCACAGCAAACAAGCTAAAAATCGCGTCTTCTGGCACCATACAACACTTGGTAGAGTTTCTCAATGGAGATTATAGTGGTGATAACAGCATGAATAGCATTAGCATGCAAGCCAAGCTTGACAGCATAGCGACTCTCCACAATCTCTCAACTTGTCAACAGATTATTCCATCAATTGCCTCTTCTGGTTTACTATATTCCTTGCTTCAGTTAATCCACAACTCGGAAAAGTCATCTGAATTGGTTGAAAAGACAATAGGGCTGCTTGAGAATATTGTTTCCTTCTCAGAGAATGCACTTTGTGAAACTGCTAGCGCAGATGGTGTAATTCACGCATTGGTTGAAACTATTGAGGATGGTTCCCCACAATGCAAAGAGCATGCAGTGGGAATCCTCCTGCTTATATGTCAAAGCAGCAGAGAAAGATATAGAGGATTGATTTTAAGGGAAGGAGTGATGCCAGGGCTACTTCAGTTGAGCGTAGATGGGACAAGGAGGGCTAAAAATGTGTCTAGAGAATTGCTGTTGCTTCTAAGGGATTGCTCAAGTTATGGTTCaagaaacaaacaatcaaaacaTGAGCTTGTAGAGCAGATTATGCAAGAAATTGATGCAGGAGATAACATCGAGGGTACGACACTAAGGCTGGTAGAGGAGATGATTGCAAAGCTTAGTACATGA
- the LOC126714786 gene encoding U-box domain-containing protein 40-like: MEEAVVQNLFNGAREAMIEAARELSKLSSKQRQNLAERGVISPLIMMLHSQDYEAIEAALFALVCLTFGSERNKIRIVKSGPIPVLLSLLQCQNEALIELTLAAMFILSSCTANKLAIASSGTIQHLIQFLNEGVNNMNSISMKAKLDAIATLHNLSTCDQIIPSIAPSGLLSSILQLIYNSEKSSELVEKIMGLIQHIVSSSESALCEIASTHGVICAMVETMEDGSPQCKEHAVGILLLICQSNKERYRGLILREGVMPGLLQLSVHGTWRAKDMARELLLLLRDCSSYSLRNEQPKVELIEAIMQEIDARENMDMTTLIEMMEKWNNGKYKKNRKVGVRKRFLL; encoded by the exons ATGGAGGAAGCGGTGGTACAAAATCTTTTTAATGGTGCTAGAGAAGCAATGATTGAAGCGGCTAGAGAACTCAGTAAACTTAGTAGTAAGCAGAGGCAAAATTTGGCTGAAAGAGGTGTTATCTCTCCTTTGATTATGATGCTTCATTCGCAAGATTATGAGGCCATTGAAGCTGCTCTGTTTGCTCTCGTCTGCCTTACTTTTGGCAGTGAACG aaacAAGATCCGCATTGTGAAATCTGGGCCCATACCAGTCTTGCTAAGCCTCCTTCAATGTCAAAATGAAGCACTGATTGAGCTCACATTAGCAGCAATGTTCATCCTCTCTTCTTGCACAGCAAACAAGCTAGCAATCGCTTCATCTGGGACCATCCAGCACTTAATACAGTTTCTCAATGAAGGTGTTAACAACATGAATAGCATTAGCATGAAAGCCAAGCTCGACGCCATAGCCACACTCCACAATCTCTCAACTTGTGACCAGATTATTCCTTCAATTGCCCCTTCTGGTTTATTATCTTCCATCCTTCAATTAATCTACAACTCGGAAAAGTCATCAGAGTTGGTTGAAAAGATAATGGGGCTAATTCAGCATATCGTTTCCTCATCAGAAAGTGCACTTTGTGAAATTGCTAGCACACATGGTGTCATTTGTGCAATGGTTGAAACTATGGAGGATGGTTCTCCACAATGCAAAGAGCATGCAGTGGGAATCCTCTTGCTTATATGCCAGAGCAATAAAGAAAGATATAGAGGTTTGATTTTAAGGGAAGGAGTGATGCCAGGGCTACTTCAGTTGAGTGTACATGGGACATGGAGGGCTAAAGATATGGCTAGAGAATTGTTGTTGCTTCTGAGGGATTGCTCAAGTTATAGTTTAAGAAATGAACAACCAAAGGTTGAGCTTATAGAGGCAATCATGCAAGAAATTGATGCAAGAGAGAACATGGATATGACAACACTAATAGAgatgatggaaaagtggaataatggaaaatataagaagaatagAAAAGTTGGAGTTAGGAAAAGatttttgttatga
- the LOC126702549 gene encoding putative B3 domain-containing protein At1g78640, with the protein MLVTKTHHESEEVSTELKLGYGSCIANKRKASENLANFSLSSTACGIKRMRLNSHKVEKGKGPNGVSLELKLGLEPWVIKKRIQLSDIGHLARFLLAADLVKGHILTQWDARRIEGIKNRVRVAVWDCDTKSEHQLTFKQWPSNRCYVLNEKWTTDFVWRRGLKKGDEIGLYWDQSNSRFNFSILKRASSD; encoded by the coding sequence ATGCTTGTAACCAAAACCCATCATGAATCTGAAGAGGTTTCAACAGAGTTGAAGTTGGGTTATGGTTCTTGCATAGCCAATAAGAGGAAAGCAAGTGAAAACTTGGCCAATTTCTCTCTGTCATCTACAGCTTGTGGAATCAAAAGAATGAGACTTAATAGCCATAAagttgaaaaaggaaaagggcCTAATGGTGTGTCATTGGAGTTGAAGCTTGGCCTTGAACCTTGGGTTATCAAGAAGAGGATTCAGTTAAGTGATATAGGTCATTTGGCTAGGTTCTTGTTAGCAGCAGATCTGGTGAAGGGGCATATTTTGACACAATGGGATGCGAGGCGCATTGAAGGCATCAAGAACAGGGTACGAGTTGCTGTTTGGGATTGTGATACCAAGTCTGAACATCAATTGACCTTCAAACAGTGGCCAAGTAATAGGTGTTATGTCCTCAATGAAAAATGGACTACGGATTTTGTGTGGAGGAGGGGTCTAAAGAAAGGTGATGAGATTGGACTTTATTGGGATCAAAGCAATTCAAGATTCAATTTTAGCATTCTCAAGCGGGCTTCAAGTGATTAA